In Gossypium raimondii isolate GPD5lz chromosome 12, ASM2569854v1, whole genome shotgun sequence, a single window of DNA contains:
- the LOC128035499 gene encoding uncharacterized protein LOC128035499: protein MTPYEALYSRKCRTPTCWTELGERRVLGPKLVFDIKEKVKLIQDRLKEASNRQKSCADLKRQEIEYFVGDYVFLKVSPWKKILRFGRKGKLSPRFIGLYRILKRVGPVTYQLELPSELDQIHDVSHVSMLRCYHSDLAHIVPVEEIEVRLDLTIEEEPVQILGSQCRYWTVSKNHRSNLTTKEKDEEQEPERTAKIEESNIVVGVGLEDVGESSFEIFIDGKLFPDLSGLQPDLWEDPKWDVLSFLVQYLLAFGIVFAVYLKALYLCLFFPLFGFTVLMPKMIDV, encoded by the exons ATGACACCGTACGAGGCGTTATATagtcgtaagtgtcgtactcctACCTGTTGGACTGAGCTAGGCGAACGGCGAGTTCTAGGGCCAAAGTTAGTTTTCGATATCAAAGAGAAGGTAAAACTGATTCAAGACCGATTGAAGGAAGCATCTAATAGGCAGAAGTCTTGTGCGGATCTTAAACGCCAAGAAATTGAGTATTTTGTCGGGGATTACGTTTTTCTCAAGGTTTCACCATGGAAAAAGATACTGAGGTTTGGTCGGAAAGGTAAGcttagccctaggttcattgggctTTACCGTATACTGAAGCGTGTGGGACCGGTCACTTATCAACTTGAGTTGCCTTCAGAATTAGACCAGATTCACGATGTGTCCCACGTCTCCATGTTAAGGTGTTATCACTCTGATCTCGCACACATCGTACCAgttgaggagatcgaggttaggctAGATCTAACCATTGAGGAGGAGCCAGTGCAGATATTGGGGAGCCAGTGCAGATATTGGACCGTGAG CAAGAACCATAGGAGCAATCTCACCACAAAAGAAAAGGATGAGGAACAAGAGCCCGAAAGGACGGCGAAGATTGAGGAATCAAATATTGTTGTCGGAGTTGGATTAGAAGACGTTGGTGAGAGTTCGTTTGAGATTTTTATTGATGGTAAGTTATTCCCGGATCTTTCGGGCCTTCAGCCAGATTTATGGGAAGATCCCAAGTGGGATGTTCTCAGTTTTCTTGTTCAGTATTTGTTGGCTTTTGGCATCGTTTTCGCAGTATATCTCAAAGCTCTTTATCTTTGCCTTTTTTTTCCATTGTTCGGTTTTACTGTGTTAATGCCTAAAATGATTGATGTTTGA